In Dethiobacter alkaliphilus AHT 1, a single window of DNA contains:
- the pgeF gene encoding peptidoglycan editing factor PgeF — MLSEEIRETGGIRYLVFNNLTESGVLHGFTLRSGGVSPQPFDTLNMGLHVGDPPAAVLENRRRLAAALGYKNEMVTTAQQVHTTNVVRVTPKLSGRGSLSYEDAFPRTDGLLCTEPNIVLMSHCADCTLLFFYDPKARCIGLAHAGWRGAVAGMGPVMVEAMEEAGCRRENIRAALSPCIRPCCYRVGDNVAEEIEPGMRPHVLTKREGELYFDLPGLQARQLVGAGISEHNLIQSEYCTNCNSNIFFSYRASGGKTGRMAGVMSIVE, encoded by the coding sequence GAGTGCTGCACGGTTTTACCCTGCGCAGCGGCGGTGTTAGCCCTCAGCCCTTCGATACACTGAACATGGGACTGCACGTAGGGGACCCCCCTGCCGCTGTCCTGGAAAACCGCAGGCGTCTGGCCGCAGCCCTGGGATATAAAAATGAAATGGTCACAACGGCCCAGCAGGTGCACACCACCAATGTTGTCCGGGTTACGCCAAAGCTATCCGGGCGGGGAAGTCTAAGTTATGAAGATGCTTTTCCCCGGACCGACGGACTGCTCTGCACCGAACCCAACATCGTTTTAATGTCCCATTGTGCCGACTGTACACTGCTTTTTTTCTACGACCCCAAGGCCCGCTGCATCGGCCTGGCCCATGCCGGCTGGCGCGGTGCGGTGGCGGGTATGGGGCCTGTAATGGTGGAGGCCATGGAAGAGGCGGGCTGCCGGAGGGAAAATATCCGCGCCGCCCTTTCACCCTGCATCAGGCCCTGTTGTTACCGCGTGGGCGATAACGTGGCAGAAGAAATTGAACCCGGCATGCGCCCTCATGTGCTGACAAAGCGTGAAGGCGAGCTTTATTTTGATTTGCCGGGCCTGCAGGCACGGCAGCTTGTTGGGGCAGGCATCAGTGAGCATAATCTGATACAAAGTGAATACTGTACCAATTGTAATTCAAACATATTTTTCTCCTACCGGGCGTCCGGGGGGAAAACCGGCCGCATGGCCGGTGTGATGTCCATTGTGGAGTAG